The DNA region TATCCCATACAACCTATACACTGAAAACAGTATCCGTCGCTACGGTATGCACGGTACTTCGCACCTATTCATTACTCGTGAAGTTGCGAGCATCATGGATAAGCCAGTTGAAGAAGTAAACATTATTAACTGTCACTTAGGTAACGGTGCTTCTGTTTGTGCAATCAAAAATGGCCAATCAGTTGATACATCAATGGGTCTAACACCACTTGAAGGTCTTGTGATGGGAACACGTTGTGGTGATATCGACCCTGCTGTTATTTTCCACCTACATGACTCACTTGGTTACTCGGTTGAGCAAATCAATACGATGCTAACAAAAGAATCGGGTCTGCTTGGCCTGACTCAAGTAACATCTGATTGCCGTTTCGTAGAAGATAATTATCAAGAAAAACCAGAAGCAAAACGTGCGATGGACGTATTTTGTCACCGCTTAGCAAAATACATCGCTGGTTACACGTCCACACTTGAAGGCCGCCTAGATGCCATCGTCTTCACTGGTGGTATTGGTGAAAACTCAGGTCCTATCCGTGAACTCGTTCTTAATCGTCTTGGTATTTTTGGTATCGAAGTTGATAACGACAAAAACTTAGCCGCTCGTTTTGGTGGTGAAGGTGTAATCACAACAGAAAATAGCCGCGTACCAGCAATGGTCATCTCAACCAATGAAGAATTGGTTATTGCAGAAGACACTGCACGCTTAGCGAGTCTTTAATCTTTACAGGCTAACATCAAGTTAGCCTGTTTTCTTTATGGCTGAGTTTATCCAGCTCAGCTATTTTCAATAGTTAGAGGAAACTTATCCATGTCTCGTACTATTATGCTTGTTCCTATTAGCGCTGGTGTTGGTTTAACTAGCGTTAGCTTAGGTGTCTTACGCGCTATGGAGCGTAAGGGTGTAAATGTTGCATTCTTCAAACCTATCGCACAACCACGTAGCGGTGCTGATCTTCCTGATCTAACCTCTACCATTATCTCTACAAACAGTGATATGAAAGTGGCTGAGCCAACACCAATGTCTGAAGCAGAATCCTTCATCAGTAATGAAAAAATGGATGTCCTGCTTGAGCAAATCGTTGAACGTTACAATGCCATCAGTAATCACTCTGAAGTGGTATTAATTGAAGGCCTAGTTCCAACTCGCAAGCACCCATTTGCTAACCAAGTGAACGCAGAAATTGCAAAAACACTTGGCGCAGAAATCGTATTTGTTGCGACCCCTGGCACCAATAACGCCGTGCAGTTAAAAGAACGAATCGATGTTGCTTGTTCAAACTTTGGTGGCACTAAAAACAAAAATATTTCTGGCGTTATCATCAATAAGCTTAACGCTCCCGTTGATGAAGCAGGTCGTACTCGCCCGGACTTGTCAGAAATTTTTGATGAAAACGATCACGCCACACAAGCCAACATTGAAGTAATGCAAATCTTCAACTCTAGCCCAATTCGCGTGCTCGGTTGCGTACCTTGGAAAATTGAGTTAATCGCTACCCGTGCTATCGATATGGCGAAACACTTAAATGCAGACATAATTAATACTGGTGAAATTAACTCTCGCCGTATTAAGAGCATCACTTTCTGTGCACGCTCTCTACCAAACATGATTGAGCACTTTAAGCCAGGTTCATTACTTGTCACTTCTGCTGATCGTCCAGACGTTATCGTTGCAGCTGCTCTCGCCTCAATGAATGGTGTAGAAATCGGTGCGATCTTGCTAACCGGCGGCTACGATATTCCAGCATCTATTGCTGATTTATGTAAGCCAGCATTTGAAGCCGGTTTACCTATCTTCAAAGCGCAAGGCAACACATGGCAAACCTCGTTAAATCTACAAAGCTTTAACCTTGAAGTGCCCGCTGATGATAAAGAGCGTATCGAATTCATCAATGATCATGTTGCAAGCCACATTGATGGACCTTGGATTGATTCTCTATCTGAAGGTACTCAAGGCATCCGCCGCCTAAGCCCACCAGCATTCCGTTACCAGTTAACAGAATTTGCTCGTCGTGCAGGCAAGCGCATCGTACTTCCTGAAGGTGATGAGCCACGTACGGTAAAAGCGGCAGCCATTTGTGCTGAACGTGGTATCGCAACGTGTGTGCTTTTAGGTAATCCAGAAGAAATTCGTCGTGTTGCAGCCCAACAAGGTGTGGAACTTGGTGCTGGCGTTGAAATTATTGACCCAGAAAAAGTACGAGAAAACTACGTGGCACGTCTAGTTGAACTACGTGGCGCAAAGGGTATGACTGAAGTCGTTGCTCGTGAGAAGCTGGAAGATTCTGTATTCCTTGGCACTATGATGCTAGAAGCTGGCGAAGTTGATGGTCTAGTATCAGGTGCGGTTCACACTACGGCTAACACTATCGTTCCTCCATTCCAAATCATCAAAACAGCACCGGGTGCGTCTATCGTATCTTCTGTGTTCTTCATGCTATTGCCTGACCAAGTATTGGTATACGGTGACTGTGCGATCAACCCAGATCCAAACGCAGAGCAACTCGCTGAAATAGCAATTCAATCAGCAGATTCAGCAAAAGCATTCGGTATTGACCCGCGTGTAGCTATGATCTCTTACTCAACCGGTACGTCTGGTAAGGGTGCTGATGTAGATAAAGTACGTGAAGCCACCCGCATTGCTCAAGAGAAACGTCCTGACTTAGTCATTGATGGTCCTCTACAGTACGATGCCGCTATCATGGAAAACGTTGCCGCTTCTAAAGCGCCAAACTCGCCTGTAGCTGGTAAAGCAACTGTATTTGTATTCCCAGACCTAAATACGGGTAATACAACGTACAAAGCGGTACAGCGTTCTGCAGACCTAGTGTCTATCGGTCCAATGCTTCAAGGCATGCGTAAGCCTGTCAATGACTTGTCTCGCGGCGCTCTAGTAGACGATATCGTTTACACCGTTGCACTAACAGCAATTCAAGCAGCACAAGCTGAATAAGCTATTCACTGTAAGCTAAAACAAACAATCCCCGTTGATGAATATCAGCGGGGATTTTTTATGCCAGAAGCATGTAGCTCATTTTTATCATTGGATATTTTGAACGATGCCTTTAACTATGAACTTCGAGGAGCGAACATTATAATGGTCATACCAACTAACGCTACTGATACACCAACTACATCCCACAGTGTTGGCCGAATGCCATCAACAACCCATAACCAAAGTATCGCGACGAATATGTATACTCCGCCGTAGGCAGCATAAACTCTACCCGCTGCTGTAGGGTGTAGTGAAAGTAACCAAGCAAATAGAGCAAGGAAAAAGGCGGCTGGTAGCAATAACCAAATTGATTTGTCTTCTTTTAACCACAAATAAGGCAGGTAGCATCCAAGTATTTCAGCAATTGCAGTAATAAAAAACAGCCCCATTATTTTAATTTCTGGCACCAAAAAATCCTCATTTTGACTCTGTCAATTACAGTATAACTAACACATCCATCAGCATGTTTATTTCCAACTGATACGATTTTTTATTTACTTTTCACTTACCAATAAAAAAGCCAACGAATGACTTCGTTGACTTTGTATATTTAAAACGAATCTTAATGATTAAGAGTTTGTCTGAATTCCAACAATCAACCAAGGTGCATTATTGGCGATTAGATCACGCTCTAAATGCCAAACTTCATCAATATCTTCTTCAACACCTTCTGCGGTATCACGGTAGCGGCCCGTAAATTGAATACTAAGTTGAGCTTTAGAAGCATCATATTCGCCACGGACAATCTCAGCATCCACATACATAACATCCGTATGTTGATCACCTTGAAGCTCTGCACGTTCTGCTTTTAATTCAGCAAACAAACTTGGCGTAACATATTCTTCAATTTTATCCAGCTGGTTAAAGTTCCAAGCGCCTTGTAGTGTGCGGTAATGTTCACGAGAACCTTCCACAAATGCTACCCGGTCAAAACCTGGAGGGAAGTTATGCGGCACATCAGATTGACCTGTTGCACCAAAACCACCTGAAGCTTGAGGCTGTTCAAAGTTTTGCACATTCGGTTGTTCAAACTGTTGGCGGTTTGATGCGCCAGAATAAGCAGCTTGCGGCCCTCGGTTCATTGAACCCTGCTTTGCCCCCATCATGCCGCGTAAGAATTTGAATGCGACAAAAGCAATCAAGCCCATGATTAAAATATCAAAGAATTGAATGCCTTCAAAACCACCACCCATAAATAAAGAAGCAAGCAAGCCACCAGCTAATAAACCACCTAACATGCCGCCCATCATGCCACCACGACGAGTATTGGTTGCATCAGGCTTTTTATTTAGTGTATTAGTATTTTGTACGTTCTGTTTTGGAGCAGGCGCGGTTTTAAAACTTTTACCGAAAGACTTACCACCACCAAAGCGCTTTGCTTCAGCCAATGGTGCCGTTACCATTGATACCATAATCAATGCAACCATGACAAAAAGTCGGTTCATAGGATCCCTTTACTATTAATGACGAAATTAAGTTCATCATAGCTTGAATAAGCCATGAGTACACAACAGCAATGTTTCAGAATATTGCAAGGTGTCATGCTGAGCATTAATACATCACACTTCAACATATTTATAATAAATTCATTTATCTATTAAACCTAATACCGTTACACTGCTTATAGATAAAAAGGAATGCATAAAGGCACATTTATGGATAAATACTCTCAATCTGACACTGTTTTTTTCTCACAGCGATTTTTCCCTTACTTTGTTACTCAATTCTTCGGCGCTTTTAACGACAATATTTATAAAAATACATTATTGATTTTTGTCGCCTTCGCAAGCGCCAATCAATTACCAATTTCAAGCACCTTATTCATCAATCTTGCTGCCGGTATTTTTATTCTCCCTTTTTTCCTTTTTTCTGCAACAGCAGGCGTAATTGCTGACAAGTATGAAAAATCAAAGCTAATACGTTGGATAAAATTTGCTGAAATTATCATTATGATTGCCGGTGCCATTAGCTTTCTTTACCAAAGTTACCTTGCACTACTAATATTATTGTTTTTAATGGGAACACAATCAGCATTTTTTGGCCCAGTAAAATATGCTTTATTACCACAGCACTTAAAACCAGCGCAATTATTAAAGGGCAATGCATGGGTAGAAACAGGGACCTTCTTGGCTATTTTATTCGGAACCATTGGGGCAGGAATCATTGTCGCTACCCCAAATGCTTATTGGTTAACCGCTGTATCCGTTGTTTTTTTTGCCGTATTGGGTTTTATCGCCAGCCTATTTATTCCTAAGGCATTACCTAGCCCAAACCACTATCAATTTTCTTGGAAACCCATTTTTCATACACAACAAACATTAAATATCGCCAAACAAAATAGAACTATTCACCTGTCTATTATTGCCATCAGTTGGTTTTGGTTTCTAGGCGCTTGTTATTTAACTCAATTTCCTAATTTCAGTAAAACCTATATTCAAGGAGATAGCACCAGCGTCTCTTTTCTATTGGCATTATTTTCCGTTGGTATCGC from Vibrio casei includes:
- the pta gene encoding phosphate acetyltransferase, whose product is MSRTIMLVPISAGVGLTSVSLGVLRAMERKGVNVAFFKPIAQPRSGADLPDLTSTIISTNSDMKVAEPTPMSEAESFISNEKMDVLLEQIVERYNAISNHSEVVLIEGLVPTRKHPFANQVNAEIAKTLGAEIVFVATPGTNNAVQLKERIDVACSNFGGTKNKNISGVIINKLNAPVDEAGRTRPDLSEIFDENDHATQANIEVMQIFNSSPIRVLGCVPWKIELIATRAIDMAKHLNADIINTGEINSRRIKSITFCARSLPNMIEHFKPGSLLVTSADRPDVIVAAALASMNGVEIGAILLTGGYDIPASIADLCKPAFEAGLPIFKAQGNTWQTSLNLQSFNLEVPADDKERIEFINDHVASHIDGPWIDSLSEGTQGIRRLSPPAFRYQLTEFARRAGKRIVLPEGDEPRTVKAAAICAERGIATCVLLGNPEEIRRVAAQQGVELGAGVEIIDPEKVRENYVARLVELRGAKGMTEVVAREKLEDSVFLGTMMLEAGEVDGLVSGAVHTTANTIVPPFQIIKTAPGASIVSSVFFMLLPDQVLVYGDCAINPDPNAEQLAEIAIQSADSAKAFGIDPRVAMISYSTGTSGKGADVDKVREATRIAQEKRPDLVIDGPLQYDAAIMENVAASKAPNSPVAGKATVFVFPDLNTGNTTYKAVQRSADLVSIGPMLQGMRKPVNDLSRGALVDDIVYTVALTAIQAAQAE
- a CDS encoding YnfA family protein, with amino-acid sequence MGLFFITAIAEILGCYLPYLWLKEDKSIWLLLPAAFFLALFAWLLSLHPTAAGRVYAAYGGVYIFVAILWLWVVDGIRPTLWDVVGVSVALVGMTIIMFAPRSS
- a CDS encoding Tim44 domain-containing protein, producing MNRLFVMVALIMVSMVTAPLAEAKRFGGGKSFGKSFKTAPAPKQNVQNTNTLNKKPDATNTRRGGMMGGMLGGLLAGGLLASLFMGGGFEGIQFFDILIMGLIAFVAFKFLRGMMGAKQGSMNRGPQAAYSGASNRQQFEQPNVQNFEQPQASGGFGATGQSDVPHNFPPGFDRVAFVEGSREHYRTLQGAWNFNQLDKIEEYVTPSLFAELKAERAELQGDQHTDVMYVDAEIVRGEYDASKAQLSIQFTGRYRDTAEGVEEDIDEVWHLERDLIANNAPWLIVGIQTNS
- a CDS encoding acetate kinase; translation: MSKLVLVLNCGSSSLKFAIVDAESGDELLSGLSECLGLPEARIKWKLDGKHEAQLGHGAAHAEALNFIVETILASKPELGEGVGAIGHRVVHGGEKFTKSVLITEAVIQEIKDVTALAPLHNPAAIAGIEAAKLAFPDLKNVAVFDTAFHQTMPEEAYLYAIPYNLYTENSIRRYGMHGTSHLFITREVASIMDKPVEEVNIINCHLGNGASVCAIKNGQSVDTSMGLTPLEGLVMGTRCGDIDPAVIFHLHDSLGYSVEQINTMLTKESGLLGLTQVTSDCRFVEDNYQEKPEAKRAMDVFCHRLAKYIAGYTSTLEGRLDAIVFTGGIGENSGPIRELVLNRLGIFGIEVDNDKNLAARFGGEGVITTENSRVPAMVISTNEELVIAEDTARLASL